CCTGCTGCCGGTCGCAGAGGGGGGCGGCCCGGAGCCGGAGAACTTGGCTCTGGCGTGCTTGGCGCACCACCGCATGTGCCACGGCTACGGACCGGCGCCGCCGCCCGAGCGGTCGCGGTAGCGCCGCCTCCATGCCGGGGCCGCGTGCGGAGTTGGCCGCCCGTGGTGCGTTCCTGCAAGCTGTCGGTCGTCGATCCCGGCCATGCGAATTCTGCCGTTTCCGGCGTTCGGACCCGTTCGGACCCCACTTGGGGTTGAGCAACGGCGAGCCGGTGTGCGACGGTCAGCGGGGATGAAGGCACGTAGCATTGCATATCAGCCGGGCGGCGGGGTCCGCTTGGTGGAGACGGCGGTTACCGATCCGGGGCCGGGCGAGGTGCAGGTGCGCGCGGCGGCGTGCGGTATCTGTGCGTGGGACCTGTACACCTACCGGCACGGCAGCGACGCTCCGAGCGCGGCGCCGCCGGGCCATGAGGGGGTCGGCCGCGTGCTCAAGGTGGGCTCCGGCGTCAGCGGCCTCGCCGAGGGCGACGCGGTGGTGGCGCGCGGCTTCGCCACCGTGCACAACGTGGCCGCCGAACGCGCGCTGCGCATCCCCGATACCGACATTCCGCTCGAGCGCTGGATCGTGGAGCCGGTGAGCTGCGTGGTCACCGGCCTGGACCACACCCGCGCCCGCGCCGGCGACCGGGTGGCGGTGATCGGCTGCGGCTTCATGGGGCTGATGCTGCTGCAGGGGCTGGTTCGCTCGTGCGTCCACCACCTCGTGGCGATCGACGTGAACCGCGACCGGCTGGCCCTGGCGCGCAGATTCGGCGTGGACGCCGCCTACCATCCCGAGGACGAGGGGCTTGCCGGCGAGGAGCCGTTCGACTGCGTGGTCGATGCGTCCGGCGCGCAGGCGGGCCTCGACCTGGCGACCGGCCTGCTCGGCCGCGGCGGCGTGCTCAACCTGTTCGGCTGGAACCACGGCCGGCCCACGTTCGCCGGCGACCGCTGGCACCTCGGCGGCTTCACGGTGGTCAACTCCGCGCCCGGTTCCCGCATCCGCGACACCTTCCCGCCCGCGATCCGGCTCATCGCCAAGCGCATCATCGACCTGGAGCCGCTCATCACCCACACCGTCCCGCTCGACGGCTATCCCGACCTGCTCGCGCAGGTGGCGGCCGGCGACCCCGGCTACATCAAGGGGGTGGTCACGCTCACCTGACCTGCCCGCCGAGCAGGTGCCGCGACAGCTTCAGCTCGAACTGTTGACCGCGCTGCTCCAGCCGGATTCGGGCATCCGGCGTCAGGTGCAGAGCCCCGCGTGGCGGCCCCGAACAGCTTGCCGCGCAGCGGCGCGGGAACGACGACGATGGCCATTCCCGCGGCGCGCGACTCGGAGGCAAGGTCGCGGATCACGGGTGTCTCCGCGGCGCCTCTTCCAATCTACTCCGGATCGCTGCCGGTCACTTCGCCCACCAGCCGGGTCAGGTAGGCGTGTGCGCCCGTGACGTAGCGCGGCAGGTTCTCGGGGTCCTCCACCTCCAACTCCAGCGCCAGCGGGCCGTCATAGTCGAGCGCGTGCAGCTCTTCCAGGTAGCCGCGCAGGTCTATTTCGCCGGCGCCCAGCGGCACCGAGACCGGGCCGACGTGATCCTTGACGTGCAGGTTCCAGATGCGGTCGCCGTAGGCGCGGATGAAGGCGCGCCAGTCCACCTCGGAGCGGTGGAAGTGGCCGGTGTCGATGGTGATGCCCACCTTCGGATGGTCGATCTCGCTGAAGATGCGGTCGAAGTCGGCGCGCACCGAGAAGTTGGAGCCGTGGTGCGGTTCCAGGGCCAGCCGTACGGGCAGATGCTCCACCAGCGGCAGCAACCGCTTGATGCCGGCGATCGGCGCCTCCAGCCCCACCGAGCGGATCCGCCCGCGCCGCGGCGCGGCAACGAGACCGTCGCGGATCGCGGCGGCCTGCGCCGGCGACATGCCCCCGGTCATCACCACCAGCGGCGACCGCAGCCCCTCGGCCAGGGCGAACACACTCGCCATCTGCTCCGCCGCCGCTTCGGCGGGCCCCCCCCCGGGGGGCGCGGCCGCCCGCGGCGGCACAGAACGCGGCCCCCCGGCGGCCGCCCCCAGCCCCCCCCCCCCAACCATTTCCGCCAAGACCCCCCCCCCCCCNNNNNNNNNNCCAGCCGGCCGCGGTGGGCGGCGGCCGGCGCCGGCTACATCCCCCCGGTAATCACCCCCCGCGGCCCCCGCCGCCCCCCCCCCGGGGGGGGCCCACTCCCCCCCCCCCCCCCCGCCGCTGCGGCGCCCGCCTCCGAGGCGGCCGGGAAGGTAGGCGCGTACACTTCCGTGCAGCGGCGCAGGCCGGCCGCCTGCGCCGCGCCTCTCAGCTTGCCGGCATCGAGCCAGCGCGCCTCGCCGAGCGCGCGCTGCGCCACCGAGGCGATGCCCCAGGCGCGGAAGCCGGCGCGCGGCGCGTAGCGGAAGCAGGCCGCGGTCTCGTCGCCGTCGATGCCGCGCGTGGCGCAGGTGGTGCAGGACAGGACGAAGCGGCTCAAAGGTCCACCCAGCGGCGCTCATCGGCGGCCTGCAGCACCGCGTCGCACACCACCTGGGTGGCCTGCGCGTCGGCGAAGTCGGGACACGTCTTGGTGCCGCTCGCCAAGCCGCCGAGGAAGTCGGCGAGCGCGTTGATGAAGGTGTGTTCGTAGCCGATCGAGCAGCCCGGCACCCACCAGTGCTCCATGTAGGGATGGTCGGAGTCCCACACCTGGATGGTGCGCCAGCCGCGCAGGTGGCCTTCGTCCTCGTGTGTGAAGTAACCGAGTTCGTGGGCGTTCTCCAGGTTGAACGCGATCGATCCCTTCTCGCCGTTGATCTCGAAGTAGTTCTCGTTCTTGCGCCCGCGCGCGTAGCGGGTCGACTCGAAGGTGGCCATGGCGCCGTTCGCGAAGCGCGCCAGGAACGCGCAGGCATCGTCGATCTCCACCGTGGCGCGCTTGCCCGGCTCGTCCTGCAGCTCGCGCTCCTTGATGAACGTCTCGGTGGTGGCGGCCACGCTGGCGATCGGGCCGATCATCCACATCGCGGTGTCGATCGAGTGCGCGAGCAGGTCGCCGG
This window of the Spirochaetaceae bacterium genome carries:
- a CDS encoding Gfo/Idh/MocA family oxidoreductase translates to MKQLNVAIIGYGFMGRAHSNAYRKVNNFFDLDYRPVMKVASARQADQLDAFAANWGWQETDTDWRRVVERPDIDVVDICAPNNMHLEIASAAAAAGKIIACEKPLAMNAEEGQRLVDAVAASGKPNMVWFNYRRVPAIALARQIVDEGRIGRVFHYRSRYLQDWTISADVPLGGNTLWRLDKSVSGSGVTGDLLAHSIDTAMWMIGPIASVAATTETFIKERELQDEPGKRATVEIDDACAFLARFANGAMATFESTRYARGRKNENYFEINGEKGSIAFNLENAHELGYFTHEDEGHLRGWRTIQVWDSDHPYMEHWWVPGCSIGYEHTFINALADFLGGLASGTKTCPDFADAQATQVVCDAVLQAADERRWVDL
- a CDS encoding sugar phosphate isomerase/epimerase, which encodes GGGGVLAEMVGGGGLGAAAGGPRSVPPRAAAPPGGGPAEAAAEQMASVFALAEGLRSPLVVMTGGMSPAQAAAIRDGLVAAPRRGRIRSVGLEAPIAGIKRLLPLVEHLPVRLALEPHHGSNFSVRADFDRIFSEIDHPKVGITIDTGHFHRSEVDWRAFIRAYGDRIWNLHVKDHVGPVSVPLGAGEIDLRGYLEELHALDYDGPLALELEVEDPENLPRYVTGAHAYLTRLVGEVTGSDPE
- a CDS encoding alcohol dehydrogenase catalytic domain-containing protein, coding for MKARSIAYQPGGGVRLVETAVTDPGPGEVQVRAAACGICAWDLYTYRHGSDAPSAAPPGHEGVGRVLKVGSGVSGLAEGDAVVARGFATVHNVAAERALRIPDTDIPLERWIVEPVSCVVTGLDHTRARAGDRVAVIGCGFMGLMLLQGLVRSCVHHLVAIDVNRDRLALARRFGVDAAYHPEDEGLAGEEPFDCVVDASGAQAGLDLATGLLGRGGVLNLFGWNHGRPTFAGDRWHLGGFTVVNSAPGSRIRDTFPPAIRLIAKRIIDLEPLITHTVPLDGYPDLLAQVAAGDPGYIKGVVTLT